In Desulforegula conservatrix Mb1Pa, the sequence TCATTGTAAAGATCTCCCCACCATTTAAGCAGCCCGCTGAGTCTCCTCGTGTCAGACACGATGACAACCGCCGCAACCTTCTCTCCCGCCGCAAGAACCATTTCCGGCAGAAGAACGCACAGCATGAGAACCAGACCACTGAGTTTAGTCCATAGTCTTTTCATCATTCCCTCCTTGAATTTTGTGTTGAGTACTTTTACCTTATTTTCTGGCTATTCGTTACGATAGCCTTATTAACAGGCAACTTGTTCGCATCGTTTCACTGGTCTTCTTAATATCAATCTTCGTGCCAAGATTATTTTCATGCTGAAAGTTTCTATGAAGTCAGGCCTCTCAAGGGTTTTTGTGCCTTGGTTGAAAAATACATCCGCTGTGGCCTCTGTCAGTATTCTTTACACCGTGTAAAAGGAATCCTTCTCACCCATGCCAGAAGATAAAGTTTTTTTTCACATGGCTTATTTTGATTCTAAAACGATGGGATTATTTCGGCATTTCACAAGGATTATTGAGGTATTTCCCTGATATTCTTAAATGGTACGGTTTTTGAAAGATAAAGATAATGATCAGGCGTATAATTAAAGGTATATTTCATAGCTTCATATATTTGTTCTTTATTTAAGGGGTGTTCATGTCCACCATCATAGGGAATCTAAAAAGACTGTTCATGTCTGCGAAGAACAGACATCACTTTGCTGCATACGGTAAGGCTGAACTGAATACAGTTTTCAGATTCAAATATACCCTGTTCAAGGAGCTTCTTGCCGCGAACAGCGAACTGCTTGGTGTTCTTACAGATATTGAGGAAAAGCTGAGGGGCGAGCAGATATTCGGCACATCTTATATAAAGGGTCAGGTCAGCCGGGCAATGCTCCAGTCGTTTAAAATGGTGAAGAGCCTGAATGTCCTTTCAGGAAACAAATATCCTGTCCTTTATGAAGTCCTTGGGGATATAAACAACAAGCTCCACATTCTGCTTGATGAAAAAATTGTGAGCGCCTTTCCTTATAATGTAATGCCATACAGCTCGATAACAAAACAGGATGCTGACTGGGTCGGCGGTAAAAACGCCAACCTCGGTGAAATAAAGAATCACCTTGGTCTGCCTGTGTCAGAGGGCTTTGCAATTACTGTTAAGGCTTTTGATACTTTTCTTGAGTGCAATGGCCTTAAGGATGAAATTCTCAAAAGAAAAAATCTTCTGGATATTAATGATATAGATATGCTGAACAATCTCAGTTTCGAGATAAGGGAGCTTATAAAATTGCGGCCTGTTCCGGAGGAAATCAAAAACGATATAGCATCTGCTTATAAATCCTTATGGGGTGATAACAAGGATATAATGCTTGCTGTAAGAAGCAGCGCTCTTGGTGAGGATGGGGAGCTGTCCTTTGCCGGTCAATACCTTACCCTTCTTAATGTCAAAAGTGATCAGATTTGCGACGCATACAAGTCCATCATAGCCAGTCTTTATTCTGCAAGGGCCATTTCTTACAGAATTTCGAAAGGTATTTATGACGCTGATATGGCAATGGCCGTCGCCTGTATTAGGATGATCGATTCTGCCGCCAGCGGAGTAATGTATACAAGACATCCGTATAATATCCTTGACGAAAACATCATCATAAATGCGGTGTGGGGGCTTGGGCCATATGCTGTTGACGGCGTGGTCAAGCCCGATACCTATGTGGTTTCAAATGATGATATCTGTACTATTAAAAGCAGGGAGGTGCCGACCAAAAATGTAATGCTTGTATGCAGCTCAGGCGGAGGAGTCAGGGAAGCGCCTGTTTCAATTTATAATCAGACAGCCCCCTGTCTTGACGATAATAATATAAAACTCCTCGCAAGATATGCCCAGGCTCTTGAAAGACACTACAAATGTCCCCAGGATATTGAGTGGGCTCTTGATTCAAGCGGCAGGATCGTAATTCTTCAGTCCAGGCCTCTGAATATAAAAAAGCCATCGGGTGCAAATGCCTTAAGACCCCGGGTTATAAGCGGCTATAGAATGATTTTGGATGAATGTGAAATAGCTTCCCAGGGCGCAGGATGCGGTCAGGCTTTTCACATAAGGTCTGAAAAGGATCTTGCCTGCTTTCCATCCGGAGGAATCCTCCTTGCCAAGCATTCCTCGCCGGAATATGTCGTTGCCATGAAGAATGCCAGCGCGATTGTAGCAGAATCAGGCAGTGTCAGCGGACATATGGCCGCCCTCGCCAGGGAGTTTTCAGTCCCGACGCTTATTGGAGCCGAGAAGGTAATGGACTTGATAACGCCTGGCCAGATTATTACTGTTGATGCTTATTCGGGAAGAATTTACGATGGTTTTGTGTCCGAACTTGTGACAGTAACCAAAAAAGAAAACGCCCATATGAAAGATACGGCTGTTTATGAACATCTAAAAAAGGTTGCGGCACTTATGACTCCTCTGCACCTTCTGAATCCAAGATCTTCAAAATTTACGGCATCAAAATGTGCAACGCTTCATGATATTGCAAGATTTGCCCATGAAAATTCATATAATGAAATGTTCAAGGTGAGTGATCTTGCATCCAAAGTACATGGATGGTCTGTCAAGCTGCAGGCCAGTCTTCCCATTGACCTGCACATCATTGATCTTGGAAACGGGATAAAAGAAGATCCGGAAACAGATCCGGGCAGGGTCGGAATTCATCAGATTACTTCGGTTCCATTCAAGGCTCTTCTTAATGGCATGCTGAATAAGGATATTGCAGGGCTTGAACCAAAACCCATAAATTTTTCAGGTCTTATGTCAGTAATGAGGGAGCAAGCTCTTTCTCCCGGCCATGTCGGAGAAAGGTTCGGCGACAGAAGCTACGCCATTATTGCAGATAAATATCTCAATTTCAGCTCAAGGGTAGGCTATCATTACAGTGTCGTCGATGCCTACTGCGGAGATACCATTAACAAGAATTACATTACTTTTTCAT encodes:
- a CDS encoding DVU0150 family protein — its product is MMKRLWTKLSGLVLMLCVLLPEMVLAAGEKVAAVVIVSDTRRLSGLLKWWGDLYNESHIYFALLTIVLIPVIGLCFGIVADIVMKGIGIDLESRDLAEH
- a CDS encoding PEP/pyruvate-binding domain-containing protein codes for the protein MSTIIGNLKRLFMSAKNRHHFAAYGKAELNTVFRFKYTLFKELLAANSELLGVLTDIEEKLRGEQIFGTSYIKGQVSRAMLQSFKMVKSLNVLSGNKYPVLYEVLGDINNKLHILLDEKIVSAFPYNVMPYSSITKQDADWVGGKNANLGEIKNHLGLPVSEGFAITVKAFDTFLECNGLKDEILKRKNLLDINDIDMLNNLSFEIRELIKLRPVPEEIKNDIASAYKSLWGDNKDIMLAVRSSALGEDGELSFAGQYLTLLNVKSDQICDAYKSIIASLYSARAISYRISKGIYDADMAMAVACIRMIDSAASGVMYTRHPYNILDENIIINAVWGLGPYAVDGVVKPDTYVVSNDDICTIKSREVPTKNVMLVCSSGGGVREAPVSIYNQTAPCLDDNNIKLLARYAQALERHYKCPQDIEWALDSSGRIVILQSRPLNIKKPSGANALRPRVISGYRMILDECEIASQGAGCGQAFHIRSEKDLACFPSGGILLAKHSSPEYVVAMKNASAIVAESGSVSGHMAALAREFSVPTLIGAEKVMDLITPGQIITVDAYSGRIYDGFVSELVTVTKKENAHMKDTAVYEHLKKVAALMTPLHLLNPRSSKFTASKCATLHDIARFAHENSYNEMFKVSDLASKVHGWSVKLQASLPIDLHIIDLGNGIKEDPETDPGRVGIHQITSVPFKALLNGMLNKDIAGLEPKPINFSGLMSVMREQALSPGHVGERFGDRSYAIIADKYLNFSSRVGYHYSVVDAYCGDTINKNYITFSFKGGAADKLRRSRRVQAIALILEKEDFSVDVKIDKVDARLQKYPRSYIESKLDILGRLLIFTRQMDMLMHTDQSVEWVAKNFVEGNYKLKTMNPN